A window from Leptidea sinapis chromosome 11, ilLepSina1.1, whole genome shotgun sequence encodes these proteins:
- the LOC126966680 gene encoding uncharacterized protein LOC126966680: MIVTTESWDPVIIFLVIQKLDQDSHKEWETYNYKQNTDDLPSWSDLKIFLESKLRTLELVTPTSENAFHVTPSVKSCLLCNQSHTLCHCKEFCRMSISERNKYVKINNLCYNCLSIGHPVKSCRLPISCRICNKRHHSLLHENKQEEAVAHTSVSQIQPQIPNNTHVEDGEFQVSTMMTSHSNTNTKHNFALLATAMVKLCSEEGHTVVLRTLIDQGSQASFLSELAAQLLKLKRRQVRGTITGVGSTQTQVSSIVHIQIFSTFDSNFCMPTEAYVMSKQITTRLPSKSLIKNNWPHILGLQLADPTYDKPGPIDLLLGVKEYANLIKQDIIRGPPGTPCAQKTKLGWILFGQIDDPFTETQPLIVMHHQIDLDVMIKKMWELENDTDRKLTQEEWLCEEIYKQTHRRNEDGRYVVNLPFKTSNEKSPDGNSKDIAYGRFLQLERRFERNPTYKEAYTKVIKEYLTLNHAEEVPENEKDNRAVYLSHHAVIRNDSESIPELKQ, from the exons ATGATT GTTACCACCGAGTCCTGGGACCCAGTAATTATATTTCTTGTGATACAGAAATTGGATCAGGACTCACACAAAGAATGGGAGACATACAACTACAAACAAAACACAGATGATTTACCTTCTTGGAGTGATTTGAAGATCTTTTTGGAATCTAAATTAAGGACATTAGAGTTAGTTACCCCAACCAGTGAGAATGCATTTCATGTAACTCCTTCCGTGAAATCATGTTTATTATGTAATCAAAGTCATACGTTGTGTCATTGTAAAGAATTTTGTAGAATGTCAATAAGCGAAAGaaacaaatatgtaaaaattaataacttgtGTTACAATTGCTTATCGATAGGGCATCCAGTTAAGTCGTGTCGATTGCCAATATCCTGTCGTATCTGCAACAAACGCCATCATAGTCTTTTACATGAAAACAAACAGGAGGAAGCTGTGGCTCATACCAGTGTGTCACAAATACAACCACAGATTCCTAACAACACACATGTCGAAGATGGTGAATTCCAAGTAAGTACAATGATGACGTCACATTCAAACACAAACACAAAACACAATTTTGCTTTATTAGCAACAGCAATGGTAAAACTATGCAGTGAAGAAGGACACACTGTTGTTTTACGAACTTTAATCGATCAAGGTTCACAGGCATCCTTTCTTAGTGAACTTGCTGCACAACTTCTCAAACTAAAAAGGAGACAGGTTCGAGGTACAATCACAGGGGTAGGTTCAACACAAACGCAAGTCAGTAGCATCGTACACATACAAATTTTTTCTACATTTGATTCTAATTTTTGTATGCCAACAGAAGCTTATGTAATGTCTAAACAAATTACAACAAGGTTGCCATCCAAGTCACTCATCAAGAACAACTGGCCACATATACTAGGTTTACAATTAGCAGATCCAACTTATGACAAACCTGGACctatagatttattattaggTGTCAAGGAATATGCTAATCTAATAAAACAGGATATTATAAGAGGTCCTCCTGGTACGCCATGTGCCCAAAAAACGAAGTTGGGTTGGATTCTTTTCGGACAAATAGATGACCCTTTTACAGAAACACAACCCTTAATTGTAATGCATCATCAAATTGACTTGGATgtcatgataaaaaaaatgtgggaGTTGGAAAATGACACGGACAGAAAATTAACACAAGAAGAATGGCTCTGTGAAGAGATTTATAAACAAACACACAGAAGAAATGAAGATGGTAGGTATGTTGTAAATTTACCATTTAAAACAAGCAATGAAAAATCGCCTGATGGAAATAGCAAAGATATAGCCTATGGAAGATTTTTACAATTAGAGAGAAGGTTCGAAAGGAACCCTACATATAAAGAAGCTTACACAAAAGTAATCAAAGAGTATTTGACATTAAACCACGCAGAAGAAGTTCCTGAAAATGAAAAAGATAATAGAGCGGTGTATTTAAGTCATCATGCAGTTATTCGTAATGATAGTGAAAGTATTCCGGAGTTAAAACAGTAG